A window of the Lactobacillus amylovorus DSM 20531 genome harbors these coding sequences:
- the parE gene encoding DNA topoisomerase IV subunit B: MAKANTYDDSSIQILHGLEAVRKRPGMYIGSTDIHGLNQLVYEIVDNSVDEAMAGFGKEIDVTIHKDNSVTVRDFGRGMPTGMHKSGKPTIEVILTVLHAGGKFTEQNYKTSGGLHGVGSSVVNALSSYMKVRVVRDGKAYEEEFKNGGHPVGTLKCVGKTKDKTGTTITFKPDQTIFSTTKYKYETIQERIRESAFLLKGVKFVLTDEREPEHQDVFQYDDGIKSFVSYLNEGKGTISDVFYFEGKQDGMEIEFAGQYSDGYSENLVSFVNNVRTGDGGTHESGARSGFTRAFNDYAKKQGLLGKKDKNIDGSDYREGLSAVLSVKIPEELLEFEGQTKGKLGTPQARSAVDSLVYEKMSYYLMENGELAQELVKKAQRARDAREAAKKARDESRNGKKRRKKEVLSGKLTPAQSRNPKKNELFLVEGDSAGGSAKQGRDRRFQAILPLRGKVLNTQKAKLQDIFKNEEINTMIYTIGAGVGTEFNVDDSNYDKVIIMTDADDDGAHIQILLLTFFYRYMRPMIEKGKVYIALPPLYRLQKGRGKKSKIQYAWTDEELAEDEKKMGRGYSLQRFKGLGEMNAEQLWQTTMDPESRMLIRVKIDDAALAERRVTTLMGDKVAARRKWIEENVKFRMGEDGSILESEDE; this comes from the coding sequence GTGGCAAAAGCTAATACTTATGATGATTCTTCAATTCAAATCTTACATGGACTAGAAGCAGTCCGTAAAAGACCTGGTATGTATATTGGTTCAACTGATATACACGGTCTTAATCAACTAGTTTATGAAATTGTCGATAACTCAGTCGACGAAGCGATGGCTGGTTTTGGTAAAGAAATTGATGTAACGATCCATAAAGACAATAGTGTTACTGTAAGAGACTTTGGACGTGGCATGCCTACAGGGATGCACAAGTCTGGTAAGCCAACAATTGAAGTTATCTTAACTGTACTTCATGCAGGTGGTAAATTTACCGAACAGAACTATAAGACATCAGGTGGGCTTCACGGTGTAGGTTCATCAGTTGTTAATGCTCTTTCAAGTTATATGAAAGTAAGAGTGGTTCGTGATGGCAAGGCCTATGAAGAAGAATTTAAAAATGGCGGTCATCCTGTTGGTACACTTAAATGCGTTGGTAAAACCAAAGATAAGACAGGTACAACTATTACTTTCAAACCTGATCAAACTATCTTTTCAACTACTAAGTATAAATACGAGACAATTCAAGAACGAATTCGTGAATCTGCATTTTTACTTAAGGGTGTTAAATTTGTTTTAACAGATGAACGTGAACCAGAACATCAGGATGTTTTCCAATATGATGACGGGATTAAGTCATTTGTTTCCTACCTTAATGAAGGAAAAGGAACAATCAGTGACGTTTTCTATTTTGAAGGAAAACAAGATGGCATGGAAATTGAATTTGCTGGTCAATATAGTGATGGCTATTCAGAAAATTTAGTTTCATTTGTTAACAATGTACGTACTGGGGACGGTGGTACCCATGAATCTGGTGCGCGTAGTGGATTTACTAGAGCTTTTAACGATTATGCTAAAAAGCAAGGTTTACTTGGCAAAAAGGATAAGAATATTGATGGATCCGACTATCGTGAAGGCTTAAGTGCGGTATTGTCAGTAAAGATTCCGGAAGAATTACTTGAATTTGAAGGACAGACTAAGGGTAAGCTAGGTACGCCCCAAGCACGTTCTGCGGTTGATTCACTTGTATATGAAAAGATGTCTTACTATCTCATGGAAAATGGTGAGTTAGCTCAGGAATTGGTTAAGAAGGCTCAACGAGCTAGGGATGCACGTGAAGCCGCTAAAAAAGCTAGAGATGAAAGCAGAAACGGCAAAAAGAGACGTAAGAAGGAAGTCCTTTCTGGTAAACTTACCCCTGCTCAATCACGTAATCCTAAGAAAAATGAGCTATTCCTAGTAGAAGGGGACTCTGCCGGTGGTTCAGCAAAACAAGGTAGAGATAGACGCTTCCAAGCTATTCTTCCTCTTCGTGGTAAGGTCTTGAATACTCAAAAGGCTAAATTGCAAGATATCTTCAAGAATGAAGAAATTAACACAATGATCTATACCATTGGTGCGGGGGTCGGAACAGAATTTAATGTAGATGACTCTAATTATGACAAAGTTATTATCATGACTGACGCCGATGATGATGGTGCTCACATTCAAATTTTGTTATTGACTTTCTTCTACCGCTACATGCGCCCGATGATCGAGAAGGGTAAAGTTTATATTGCTTTGCCACCTCTTTATCGTCTGCAAAAAGGTCGTGGCAAAAAGAGTAAGATCCAATATGCTTGGACTGATGAAGAACTAGCAGAAGACGAAAAGAAAATGGGTCGTGGATACTCCTTGCAAAGATTTAAGGGACTTGGTGAAATGAATGCTGAACAGCTTTGGCAAACAACCATGGATCCTGAATCTAGAATGTTGATTAGAGTAAAAATCGATGATGCCGCTTTAGCCGAGAGAAGAGTAACTACCTTAATGGGCGACAAAGTTGCTGCAAGAAGAAAATGGATTGAAGAAAATGTCAAATTCAGAATGGGCGAAGACGGCTCAATTCTAGAATCTGAAGATGAATAA
- a CDS encoding ATP-binding cassette domain-containing protein — MTIKELLKSNIPRSILIIVLYVLYAFSGSFSQYFLKYALNGITAGKLNTFIYWQAIQGGLEIITALLLPIATVVFTRQTQDYLHQIRQDIMHYYYGSGDAKLTDMQNELTENLKLLTTNYAATWVTILSGILNITIAIALLISMNWILIVTTAILAVITLSLPKIMEKKTSMAMDKVNQEHSKLLNAIEHWLGGLQELRRYTAYGRLARQMQKASGDYVKANKQNYKYQAISEIINGLGNALSQIGMSVVAGVLFLMHIISFGDFAVASSFAFTIFSAIWDITNAITKVKSTKALREQTTELRQKKVNINSKKEDAYGVAVSGLKTKYKEGEEITYPDFTIKKGQKVLLIGDSGTGKSTLFKILLGKLKPEAGQVTFFDQNGQALSLDEAKVGYLPQDPIVFPASIKDNIVMFNEKLTSKVKEVTQAVQLQPDLAKMPAGVDTEVDLKKENLSGGQRQKVVLARSEIHEQPFVLMDEATSAIDQTATEKIIDKLLKTDQTILLIAHNFTPELQSKFDQIIHLKSKKEGAEK; from the coding sequence ATGACAATCAAAGAGCTTTTAAAGAGCAATATTCCGCGTTCGATTTTAATCATTGTGCTATATGTGTTATATGCATTTTCTGGTAGTTTTTCGCAGTATTTTCTTAAATATGCTCTAAATGGAATTACTGCCGGAAAACTAAACACATTTATTTATTGGCAAGCTATTCAAGGGGGTCTAGAAATCATTACTGCTTTGCTTTTGCCAATTGCAACTGTAGTTTTTACCAGACAAACACAAGATTATCTGCATCAGATTAGACAAGATATTATGCACTATTACTACGGTAGTGGGGATGCCAAGCTAACTGATATGCAGAATGAATTAACTGAAAATCTGAAGTTGCTTACGACAAACTATGCAGCCACTTGGGTTACTATTTTGAGCGGTATACTAAACATCACCATTGCGATCGCCTTGCTGATAAGCATGAATTGGATCTTGATTGTGACTACAGCTATCTTAGCCGTTATCACTTTATCTTTACCTAAGATAATGGAGAAAAAGACCTCTATGGCAATGGATAAAGTAAATCAGGAACACAGTAAATTGCTGAATGCGATTGAACATTGGCTAGGCGGCCTTCAAGAATTACGTCGTTATACTGCTTATGGTAGATTAGCTAGACAAATGCAGAAGGCTAGCGGCGATTATGTTAAGGCCAATAAGCAAAACTATAAATATCAAGCAATTTCTGAGATCATCAATGGGTTAGGTAATGCTTTATCTCAAATAGGGATGTCCGTTGTAGCCGGTGTATTGTTTTTGATGCATATTATTTCATTCGGTGATTTTGCTGTTGCAAGTAGTTTTGCTTTTACAATCTTTTCAGCTATCTGGGATATCACGAATGCAATCACCAAAGTTAAATCGACTAAAGCATTGCGTGAACAAACCACTGAGTTACGTCAAAAGAAAGTAAATATTAATTCTAAAAAAGAAGATGCTTATGGTGTTGCTGTATCAGGACTAAAAACTAAGTATAAAGAAGGAGAAGAAATTACTTACCCTGACTTTACAATTAAGAAGGGGCAAAAAGTACTGCTGATTGGTGATTCAGGTACAGGTAAATCAACTTTATTTAAGATTCTGTTAGGTAAGCTTAAGCCTGAAGCCGGTCAGGTTACTTTCTTTGATCAAAACGGACAAGCTCTTTCTTTAGATGAAGCCAAAGTAGGTTATTTACCTCAAGACCCAATCGTTTTTCCTGCAAGTATTAAAGACAATATTGTGATGTTTAATGAAAAGCTGACTAGTAAAGTAAAAGAAGTCACTCAGGCTGTTCAGCTGCAGCCTGATTTAGCTAAAATGCCTGCTGGTGTTGATACTGAAGTAGATTTAAAGAAAGAAAATCTATCAGGTGGTCAAAGACAGAAAGTTGTTTTAGCCAGAAGCGAAATTCATGAACAGCCTTTTGTTTTAATGGATGAGGCAACTAGTGCTATTGATCAAACCGCTACAGAAAAGATTATCGATAAACTACTTAAAACAGATCAAACAATATTGTTAATCGCACATAACTTTACTCCAGAATTGCAATCAAAGTTTGATCAAATTATTCACTTAAAGAGTAAGAAAGAAGGGGCGGAAAAATGA
- a CDS encoding YoaK family protein, with translation MSLRGNLQDIFNSVKPAESRQLACALTFCGGFIDAYTYIKRGHTLSAGQTGNVIFFSSALADHNIPGMINRASTFIAFTLGLLLVGLFHKYVKSHYWRVFCLFPILIICVVVGFLPKSVPNYYIVPAIAFGLAVQNASFSKIEGMGYNNVFTTGNLKKSVVAWTAFFFGADKSQHTAAVNYMILTISFVVGAIVSALLQKIWVLKTIWIAVVLLAAINFIYLLALKSNNKLNFKNE, from the coding sequence ATGAGTTTAAGAGGAAATTTGCAAGATATTTTTAATAGTGTTAAGCCAGCAGAATCAAGGCAATTAGCTTGTGCTTTAACTTTTTGCGGTGGTTTCATTGACGCTTATACATATATAAAAAGAGGACACACATTATCCGCTGGTCAAACAGGGAACGTAATATTCTTTAGTTCAGCATTGGCTGATCATAATATTCCAGGAATGATCAATCGAGCAAGTACTTTTATAGCATTCACATTGGGATTGCTACTGGTTGGTCTTTTTCATAAATACGTAAAAAGTCACTATTGGAGAGTATTTTGTTTATTTCCAATTTTAATCATCTGTGTAGTTGTTGGATTTCTGCCTAAAAGTGTACCTAATTACTATATAGTGCCAGCAATCGCTTTTGGCTTGGCCGTTCAAAATGCTTCTTTCAGCAAAATTGAAGGTATGGGGTACAACAACGTTTTTACAACTGGTAATCTAAAAAAATCTGTAGTTGCTTGGACCGCGTTTTTCTTTGGTGCAGATAAGAGTCAACATACAGCAGCTGTTAATTACATGATACTAACAATTTCATTTGTGGTTGGAGCAATCGTTTCAGCATTGTTGCAAAAGATTTGGGTTCTTAAAACAATTTGGATTGCGGTTGTATTATTGGCAGCAATTAATTTCATATATCTTTTGGCACTTAAATCAAATAATAAATTGAATTTTAAAAATGAATAG
- a CDS encoding helix-turn-helix domain-containing protein: MNINLGEEISRRRREQKLTQEDLAELSDLSVNFISRLERTKDQNISIQKLDSIARALNTTTPDIINNAYRVKKIKPDGPVNNTPVFIQKVNNELRKLPAAKAERVCKSLIVLLKEIN; this comes from the coding sequence GTGAATATTAATTTAGGAGAAGAAATTTCCCGTAGAAGACGTGAACAAAAACTCACGCAGGAAGATCTTGCTGAACTCAGTGATCTTTCAGTAAATTTTATTTCACGTTTGGAAAGGACCAAGGATCAAAATATTAGTATTCAAAAGCTTGATTCAATTGCAAGAGCTTTGAATACTACTACACCTGATATCATTAATAACGCTTATCGCGTTAAAAAGATAAAGCCCGACGGTCCAGTGAATAATACGCCTGTTTTCATTCAGAAAGTAAATAATGAATTAAGAAAATTACCAGCCGCTAAGGCAGAACGTGTGTGTAAATCACTCATTGTCCTTTTAAAGGAAATAAACTAA
- a CDS encoding peptidylprolyl isomerase, with translation MDYPQLNLDKVEGPKATIKTNHGDIKIQLFPEQAPMTVENFVRLAQKGYYDKTIFHRVISDFMIQGGDPEGNGTGGTSIWDHPFEDEFSQELFNLRGALSMANSGPNTNGSQFFIVQNKNMPKRYIKQMEPAGYPEEIIHAYKQGGTPWLDGRHTVFGQVIDGMDVVDEIAKVKKNKMDKPLEDVVINTIDTDGSILED, from the coding sequence ATGGATTACCCACAATTAAACTTAGATAAGGTAGAAGGACCAAAAGCTACCATTAAGACTAATCACGGTGATATAAAAATTCAATTGTTCCCTGAGCAAGCACCAATGACCGTTGAAAACTTTGTGCGATTGGCTCAAAAGGGATATTATGATAAAACAATTTTCCATCGAGTAATCAGCGACTTTATGATTCAAGGTGGAGATCCTGAAGGTAACGGTACTGGCGGAACAAGTATCTGGGATCACCCATTTGAAGATGAATTCTCTCAAGAATTATTTAACTTACGTGGTGCTTTATCAATGGCCAACTCAGGTCCTAATACTAATGGCAGCCAATTTTTCATTGTTCAAAACAAAAATATGCCTAAGCGCTATATTAAACAAATGGAACCAGCCGGTTATCCTGAGGAAATTATTCATGCATACAAGCAGGGTGGTACACCTTGGCTAGACGGTCGTCACACAGTCTTCGGCCAAGTTATTGATGGCATGGATGTAGTAGATGAAATTGCTAAAGTCAAGAAAAACAAGATGGATAAGCCATTAGAAGACGTTGTAATCAATACAATTGATACTGACGGTTCAATTTTGGAAGACTAA
- a CDS encoding LysR family transcriptional regulator translates to MPKTDTILSVKSLRYFLQLIDTMNYTQAAQILGITQPALTQQVKKLEYAIGAPLFGQMGKKLYLTEAGKEMESAAIELLSTINGVVSDIQEYTQADKGNISVGVLDTLQADVFYEFLRFFHRKYPEVTFSVDYYDRKELWRRLDTNLIDLAIMYLPDNTKKEETNLRHQYNHNDISSDRLVVLTHKTTVEAGETYPVSRFINRKWIAYPDDFYVTHLMYELFGKKHKPDIYMKIASTKEMVQMAEVTDYDTYVTQSYYDAHKDEISLTPIYLQGEHDFHISYVYRKGKLEIPRMENMLKEFEMFLDKRLDSSRLLREVKQK, encoded by the coding sequence ATGCCTAAAACAGATACTATACTTTCGGTCAAATCCTTACGTTACTTTTTACAATTGATTGACACCATGAACTACACTCAAGCTGCTCAAATTCTTGGTATCACTCAACCTGCATTAACCCAACAAGTCAAAAAATTGGAATATGCAATTGGTGCTCCTTTATTTGGCCAAATGGGTAAGAAATTGTACTTAACTGAAGCAGGGAAGGAAATGGAGTCTGCCGCAATTGAGCTATTGAGCACTATCAATGGTGTTGTAAGTGACATTCAAGAATACACACAAGCCGACAAGGGTAATATTTCCGTTGGAGTTTTGGATACTCTGCAAGCTGATGTCTTTTACGAATTTCTACGCTTCTTCCACAGAAAATATCCAGAAGTTACTTTTTCAGTCGATTACTATGATAGAAAAGAGCTTTGGCGTAGACTCGACACTAATTTAATAGATCTAGCAATTATGTATTTGCCAGATAACACCAAGAAGGAAGAAACTAATTTGCGTCATCAATACAATCACAATGACATTTCTTCTGATCGCTTAGTTGTTTTAACACACAAGACAACTGTAGAAGCAGGTGAAACTTATCCAGTATCACGCTTCATCAACAGAAAATGGATTGCATATCCAGATGACTTTTACGTAACTCACTTAATGTACGAGCTATTTGGTAAAAAGCACAAACCAGATATTTATATGAAGATTGCTTCTACTAAAGAAATGGTCCAAATGGCAGAAGTAACAGACTACGATACTTATGTTACTCAATCCTACTATGACGCCCACAAAGATGAAATCAGTTTAACTCCTATTTACCTACAAGGAGAGCATGATTTCCATATTTCTTATGTCTACCGTAAGGGTAAGTTAGAAATTCCAAGAATGGAAAATATGCTAAAAGAATTTGAAATGTTCTTGGATAAACGCTTAGATTCTAGTAGACTATTAAGAGAAGTAAAACAAAAATAA
- the parC gene encoding DNA topoisomerase IV subunit A: protein MATKERIREMPLEQVMGERFGRYSKYIIQERALPDIRDGLKPVQRRILYAMYQDGNTYDKPFKKAAKAVGNIMGNFHPHGDSSIYGALVHLSQDWKMREPLVEMHGNNGSMDGDGPAAMRYTESRLSKISNMLLQDIDKDTVNMVLNFDDTEYEPTVLPARFPNLLVNGSTGISAGYATEIPPHNLGEVIDATIYLLKHPDATLEDLMKYVKGPDFPTGAIIMGTKGIKEAYKTGRGRIQVRAKTSIQDIRGHRQEIVATEIPFDVNKSLLVKKIDEIRLNKEIDGIAEVRDETDRHGLSIVIELKKDTDAQNILNYLFKNTDLQVSYNFNMVAIDHMTPVQVGLKHILISYLEHEVDVVTKRTKFDLNKAEARLEIIQGLIHAMDILDQVIKTIRASKNKADAKKNLIAKYKFTEKQAEAIVSLQLYRLTNTDVNELIAEQDKLNKLAEKYRKLLSDRKTLEKEIIKELSAVKKEFSNPRRTQISQESAKVEIDEKALVADEQVRVLISRDGYLKRSSIRSYQSTDDADNGLPDGDKVVYENTLSILSNLYLFTNRGNVIYRPVHELVEVKWKETGQHLSQEIGLDNDEKIIRVFVLDKLSANINFLLVTNDGYIKQLELANLQPTRTYKSRAMTAIKLKNKDSLLVGVDAVKPDAKKEITLFTHRAYAIRYDISEIPTSGSKAVGVKSANLKEDDYIVNYVLVDNKYVDLMHVGLITQRGAFKQFKLKLVNKVSRAKRGVLVLRELKTKPHRIAALVPYAQDHVLHITTTSDRHVKIQTNEYPLGDRYSNGSFVIDTTTDGIPTSIELGRPISSQD, encoded by the coding sequence ATGGCCACAAAAGAACGAATTCGCGAAATGCCCCTTGAACAAGTTATGGGTGAGCGTTTCGGAAGATATTCTAAATATATTATTCAAGAACGTGCGTTGCCAGATATTCGTGATGGTTTAAAACCCGTACAGCGTCGTATTTTATACGCAATGTACCAGGATGGAAATACCTACGACAAGCCATTTAAAAAGGCGGCTAAAGCTGTCGGAAACATCATGGGTAACTTCCACCCACACGGTGATAGTTCTATTTATGGTGCTTTAGTTCACTTGTCTCAAGATTGGAAGATGCGTGAACCATTAGTAGAGATGCACGGTAACAATGGTTCAATGGATGGTGATGGACCAGCCGCAATGCGTTATACCGAATCTCGTTTAAGCAAGATTTCAAATATGCTTTTACAAGATATTGATAAAGACACTGTCAATATGGTTCTCAACTTCGATGATACCGAATATGAACCAACTGTATTACCAGCACGTTTCCCTAATTTATTAGTTAACGGTTCAACCGGTATTTCAGCAGGATATGCCACTGAGATTCCACCTCACAATTTAGGAGAAGTTATCGATGCCACAATTTATTTATTAAAGCATCCTGATGCAACTCTTGAGGACTTGATGAAATACGTTAAGGGACCAGATTTTCCTACAGGTGCTATCATTATGGGCACCAAGGGGATCAAAGAAGCATACAAGACTGGTCGCGGTCGTATTCAAGTTCGTGCAAAAACAAGCATTCAAGATATCCGTGGACACCGTCAAGAAATTGTAGCTACTGAAATTCCATTTGATGTTAATAAATCTCTTCTTGTAAAGAAAATCGATGAAATCCGCTTAAACAAGGAAATCGATGGTATTGCAGAAGTCCGTGATGAAACTGACCGTCATGGTTTATCAATCGTAATTGAATTGAAGAAAGATACTGATGCACAAAACATCTTAAACTACTTGTTTAAGAATACTGATTTGCAAGTATCTTATAACTTCAATATGGTTGCAATTGACCACATGACACCAGTTCAAGTAGGGTTAAAGCATATTCTAATTTCATACTTGGAACATGAAGTTGACGTTGTTACTAAGCGTACTAAATTCGATTTAAACAAGGCTGAAGCTCGTTTAGAAATTATCCAAGGTTTAATTCACGCAATGGATATTTTGGATCAAGTAATTAAGACTATTCGTGCATCTAAGAACAAAGCTGATGCCAAGAAGAATTTAATTGCTAAATACAAATTCACTGAAAAGCAAGCTGAAGCTATCGTTTCTTTACAACTTTACAGATTAACCAATACTGATGTAAACGAATTGATTGCTGAACAAGATAAGCTCAATAAGTTAGCTGAAAAATACCGCAAACTTTTGTCTGACCGTAAGACCCTTGAAAAAGAAATAATCAAGGAACTTTCAGCAGTAAAGAAAGAATTCAGCAACCCTCGTCGTACTCAAATCTCTCAAGAAAGTGCCAAAGTTGAAATTGATGAAAAGGCATTAGTAGCTGATGAACAAGTACGTGTCTTGATTAGTCGTGATGGCTATCTCAAGCGCTCATCTATCAGATCATATCAGTCAACAGATGATGCGGATAATGGTTTGCCTGATGGTGACAAGGTAGTTTATGAAAACACACTATCAATATTATCTAATCTTTATCTGTTTACCAACCGAGGCAATGTGATTTATCGTCCAGTTCATGAATTAGTCGAAGTTAAATGGAAAGAAACAGGACAACACTTGTCTCAAGAAATAGGTCTAGATAATGACGAAAAGATCATTCGTGTATTTGTTTTAGACAAGTTAAGCGCAAATATCAATTTCTTGTTGGTTACAAATGATGGCTATATCAAACAATTGGAACTTGCTAACTTGCAGCCTACGAGAACTTACAAATCTCGTGCTATGACCGCAATCAAATTAAAGAATAAGGATAGCCTATTAGTTGGTGTAGATGCCGTTAAACCTGATGCTAAAAAGGAAATTACCTTATTTACTCATCGGGCTTATGCAATTAGATATGATATAAGTGAAATTCCTACATCAGGTTCTAAGGCTGTGGGTGTTAAATCAGCCAATCTTAAAGAAGACGACTATATCGTAAATTATGTATTAGTTGATAATAAATATGTTGATTTAATGCATGTCGGTTTGATTACTCAGCGTGGTGCATTTAAGCAGTTCAAATTAAAATTGGTTAATAAAGTGTCTAGAGCTAAACGAGGCGTCTTAGTATTGCGTGAATTAAAGACTAAGCCACATAGAATCGCTGCCTTGGTACCATATGCTCAAGATCATGTATTGCATATTACAACAACTAGTGATCGTCACGTTAAGATTCAAACTAATGAATATCCTTTAGGCGATCGATATTCAAATGGTTCATTCGTCATCGATACAACAACAGATGGAATCCCAACAAGTATTGAGTTAGGACGACCAATTAGTAGCCAAGATTAG
- a CDS encoding Fic/DOC family protein — protein sequence MSDWIQETLYENGTLINKLGIRDAQELAQKEFEITAQRELYLLNQNIVIKDVSAFAKINKFLFMPLYDWAGKYRTGNFYKGNTAFLDCNRFDYAEEDINHVLALQKEKDELAAEDYAQLMDLLNYMHPFREGNGRSTRLFLQCYAANHNQCIVPLSNDDLIQALTDTNVHEIARLIKVEKI from the coding sequence ATGAGTGACTGGATTCAAGAGACTTTGTATGAGAATGGCACTTTGATTAATAAGTTGGGGATTAGGGATGCACAAGAGTTAGCTCAGAAAGAGTTTGAAATCACTGCGCAAAGAGAACTTTATTTATTAAATCAAAATATTGTGATTAAAGATGTTAGTGCATTTGCCAAGATAAATAAGTTTTTATTCATGCCATTATACGATTGGGCAGGTAAATATCGAACTGGTAATTTTTATAAAGGAAATACGGCTTTTCTCGATTGCAATCGTTTCGATTATGCCGAAGAGGACATCAACCATGTGCTGGCTCTACAAAAAGAAAAAGATGAATTGGCTGCTGAAGACTATGCTCAGTTGATGGATTTATTGAATTATATGCATCCTTTTAGAGAAGGAAATGGTCGCAGTACACGCTTGTTTTTGCAGTGCTATGCGGCAAATCATAATCAATGCATAGTTCCTTTAAGTAATGATGACCTGATACAGGCGCTAACAGATACCAATGTGCATGAAATAGCTCGATTAATTAAAGTTGAGAAAATATAA
- a CDS encoding manganese-dependent inorganic pyrophosphatase, with amino-acid sequence MEKEFVFGHQNPDTDAIGTAIAFSYLQNRLGYNTEAVALGEPNDETAYALKKFGFKAPRVIKEAAPEVKAVMLVDHNEPQQSVSDIDKVKVTHVVDHHRIMNFNTADPLYYRAEPKGCTSTIVWKMFNENNVEIPEKLAGLMLSAIISDTLLLKSPTTTDEDKEAVEALAKIAGVDYKEYGLAMLKAGTNIDDKSEEDLIDLDAKSFELNGHNVRVAQINVVDLADALKRKDTFLNAMEASSKDNNYDMFMLLITNILDSDSEALVVGSDETKALFEKAFNTKLEDSEVKLPGVVSRKKQVVPPLTDAFNA; translated from the coding sequence ATGGAAAAAGAATTCGTTTTCGGACACCAAAATCCAGATACTGATGCTATCGGTACTGCTATTGCATTTTCATACTTGCAAAACAGGTTAGGCTACAATACTGAAGCTGTTGCTTTGGGTGAACCTAATGATGAAACAGCTTATGCTCTTAAGAAATTCGGTTTTAAAGCTCCTCGTGTGATTAAGGAAGCAGCACCCGAAGTTAAGGCAGTTATGTTAGTTGACCACAACGAACCACAACAAAGTGTTTCAGACATCGACAAGGTTAAGGTAACTCACGTAGTAGATCACCACAGAATTATGAACTTTAATACTGCTGATCCTTTGTACTACCGTGCAGAACCTAAAGGTTGTACTTCAACTATCGTTTGGAAGATGTTTAACGAAAACAACGTTGAAATTCCTGAAAAGCTTGCTGGTTTAATGCTCTCAGCTATTATTTCAGACACTTTGCTTCTTAAATCACCAACTACTACTGATGAAGATAAGGAAGCTGTAGAAGCTTTAGCTAAAATTGCTGGTGTTGACTACAAGGAATACGGTTTGGCAATGCTTAAGGCTGGTACTAACATCGACGACAAGTCAGAAGAAGATTTGATTGACTTAGATGCTAAGAGTTTTGAATTAAACGGCCACAATGTACGTGTTGCACAAATCAATGTTGTTGATTTAGCAGATGCTTTGAAACGTAAAGATACTTTCTTGAATGCTATGGAAGCTTCTTCAAAGGACAACAACTATGACATGTTTATGCTTTTAATCACCAACATCCTTGATTCAGACTCAGAAGCTTTGGTTGTAGGTAGTGACGAAACTAAGGCATTGTTTGAAAAGGCATTTAACACAAAGCTTGAAGATTCAGAAGTTAAATTGCCAGGTGTTGTATCACGTAAGAAGCAAGTTGTTCCACCACTTACTGATGCTTTCAACGCTTAA